In Nitrososphaerota archaeon, a single genomic region encodes these proteins:
- the tgtA gene encoding tRNA guanosine(15) transglycosylase TgtA, protein MSFSFEVRESDLLGRIGTLRVGGKTLETPCLMPVIHPVSQAVPVGDLRAMGFKALMTNSYIIYSRRREEAIEKGIHQMLGFDGVFMTDSGGYQVLEYGGLELSYDQVAEFQAGIGSELAVTLDRPTGYPQSRAYAKETVEYSLENAVATLKEFGAKATTWVGPVQGGLYQDLVRKSAKALVKSRFEFLALGSPVQVMQNYMFADLVSMVVAARSSMPYSVPLHLFGAGHPLTMALAVALGCDTFDSASYILFARSGRYMTRSVVMTLDAMKFLPCSCPVCSRTSVRGLLDLEFKERTKNLAEHNLWVLREEMEACKQAIAEGRLWDLVEEKSMAHPRLREAFAVLPRHYELLAGGTPLLKERGLFIRSAEDLSRPEVLSAVWRLKQATRRDSQRATVLLSDPTNPVGKKGPHRGSGKKSDVYRLHPALGLYPSELDFVFPFTQSTTSQGTANPPSLKEALASLKAMGYRLVKVGKPEPPARRKRVRSRRSRRGPSPSPRSASSPPRSPRRP, encoded by the coding sequence TTGTCGTTCTCGTTCGAAGTGAGGGAGTCCGACCTGCTTGGAAGGATAGGCACCCTGAGGGTGGGGGGGAAGACCCTGGAGACGCCCTGCCTGATGCCGGTGATCCACCCTGTGAGCCAGGCGGTCCCAGTAGGGGACCTGAGGGCCATGGGGTTCAAGGCCCTCATGACCAATTCGTACATCATCTACTCGAGGAGGCGGGAGGAGGCAATCGAGAAGGGGATACACCAGATGCTCGGCTTCGACGGTGTCTTCATGACAGACTCGGGGGGGTACCAGGTCCTCGAGTATGGAGGACTGGAGCTGAGCTACGACCAGGTGGCGGAGTTCCAAGCGGGCATAGGGTCGGAGCTTGCGGTGACTCTCGACAGGCCCACAGGGTATCCCCAGTCGAGGGCCTACGCGAAGGAGACGGTCGAATACAGCCTGGAGAACGCGGTCGCGACCTTGAAGGAGTTCGGCGCCAAGGCGACCACCTGGGTCGGGCCAGTCCAGGGGGGACTCTACCAGGATTTGGTCAGGAAGTCTGCGAAGGCCCTGGTGAAGTCGAGGTTCGAGTTCCTCGCACTGGGGAGCCCTGTGCAGGTGATGCAGAATTACATGTTCGCCGACCTTGTGAGCATGGTGGTGGCTGCGAGGTCCTCGATGCCCTACTCAGTCCCGCTCCACCTGTTCGGGGCCGGCCATCCCCTGACCATGGCGCTCGCGGTGGCGCTTGGGTGCGACACCTTCGACTCTGCGAGCTACATCCTGTTTGCGAGGAGCGGGCGCTACATGACCCGGTCGGTCGTGATGACCCTCGATGCGATGAAGTTCCTGCCGTGCAGTTGCCCGGTCTGTTCGAGGACGAGCGTGCGAGGGCTGCTTGACCTTGAGTTCAAAGAACGCACGAAGAATCTCGCCGAGCACAACCTGTGGGTCCTCCGGGAGGAGATGGAGGCGTGCAAGCAAGCGATCGCAGAGGGGAGGCTCTGGGACCTGGTCGAAGAGAAGTCGATGGCGCACCCGAGGCTCCGCGAAGCGTTCGCGGTTCTGCCCAGGCACTATGAGCTGCTTGCAGGTGGCACTCCCCTCCTGAAGGAGCGCGGGCTGTTCATCCGCTCGGCCGAGGACCTATCGAGGCCTGAGGTGCTGTCCGCGGTGTGGAGGCTCAAGCAGGCCACTAGGAGGGATTCACAGAGGGCGACCGTTCTGCTTTCGGACCCGACCAACCCGGTGGGGAAGAAGGGGCCTCACAGGGGCTCGGGGAAGAAGTCGGACGTCTACCGCCTGCACCCGGCCCTTGGCCTCTACCCCTCGGAGCTTGACTTCGTCTTCCCCTTCACCCAGTCCACAACAAGCCAGGGAACAGCGAATCCACCCAGCCTGAAGGAGGCCTTAGCCTCCCTGAAGGCCATGGGGTACAGGTTAGTCAAGGTCGGGAAGCCGGAGCCTCCGGCCCGAAGGAAGCGAGTCAGGAGTAGACGGAGTCGGCGGGGCCCTTCTCCTTCTCCTCGATCTGCTTCATCTCCCCCTCGATCACCTCGGCGCCCTTGA
- a CDS encoding glycosyltransferase family 39 protein — protein sequence MLPWAPVKLTAILSLLLVTVLVALLTANVFGLGTAYLGLAQFVALGALASGLVALVLGLVQLERSRPELRRPLVVLGAITLAVLVLHLYIINSPPTSSDSSIEGGVNTSFHDAYIQVSSTLAGSQLTVSVSDSGSNAISQVVVSLNEEPLPTSGLFHTPTVSNPLEPVNASNYGYMSSVSGNWVVNAAPSASLRVDYTYLSCFHVPNPNGTRAAYGCIMDEVYYVPAALSILSSTRCPLPPMLDPCNYEHPPLAKALIAGGIAVFGLNDLGFRVSNAVLGTLSIPLVFVLAYVATGSRRLSYFATLILAADTLFFVHSSAALIDVPSVFFTLLACIFYFWRASWWKLNNYALAGAFFGLAALSKETAIFVLAGVATYELLFGGQGLGASAKRVATMAAVALLVFVGVVQLYDSTLASTVLPWFYQHISFMFTYGSTLKGLGWTDPFLHGYITPLNWLLAYAPVPYLVVRVTVTFAGTAMSYVSVGYYGIANEVIVWMVFLWVPLSFYRYVKGRAPETVLNKEDRFGLFLAVWFLWSYIPYIALWAYGRATYPFYILPAVPALAAGAAYFLTRDWFPRKVALVYVAAALIIFFLYFPVKDFLPVVVRALLTR from the coding sequence GTGCTTCCGTGGGCGCCGGTCAAGCTCACTGCGATCCTTTCCCTTCTGCTGGTGACAGTGCTTGTAGCCCTCCTTACGGCCAACGTCTTCGGCCTGGGCACCGCATACCTCGGCCTAGCCCAGTTCGTGGCGCTCGGAGCCCTCGCGTCCGGGCTTGTGGCCCTTGTCCTGGGCCTGGTCCAGCTCGAAAGGTCCAGGCCTGAGCTCCGGAGGCCCCTCGTCGTCCTCGGGGCCATCACACTTGCCGTCCTCGTCCTCCACCTTTACATCATCAACTCACCCCCCACTTCATCCGACTCGTCCATCGAGGGAGGGGTGAACACCAGCTTCCACGACGCCTACATCCAGGTCTCCTCGACTCTGGCCGGGTCCCAACTTACCGTCAGCGTCTCCGACTCGGGCTCCAACGCTATCTCCCAGGTGGTAGTTTCCTTGAACGAGGAGCCGCTCCCGACCTCGGGCCTCTTCCACACCCCCACGGTGTCGAACCCCCTGGAGCCGGTCAATGCCTCCAACTACGGATACATGTCCTCGGTCAGCGGCAACTGGGTGGTCAACGCAGCCCCTTCCGCTTCGCTCAGGGTTGACTACACCTACCTCTCCTGCTTCCACGTCCCCAATCCGAACGGCACCCGGGCAGCCTACGGCTGCATAATGGACGAGGTGTACTACGTCCCGGCCGCTCTGAGCATCCTCTCGAGCACTCGTTGCCCACTCCCTCCGATGCTCGACCCCTGCAACTACGAGCACCCTCCTCTGGCCAAGGCCCTCATCGCTGGGGGCATTGCAGTCTTCGGCCTCAACGACCTTGGGTTCAGAGTATCCAACGCTGTCCTCGGGACGCTCAGCATCCCGCTCGTGTTCGTGCTCGCCTACGTCGCCACAGGTTCCAGGCGCCTCTCGTACTTCGCCACCCTGATCCTCGCTGCTGACACCCTCTTCTTCGTCCACTCCTCAGCCGCTCTTATCGACGTCCCTTCTGTCTTCTTCACCCTCCTCGCCTGCATCTTCTACTTCTGGCGAGCCTCGTGGTGGAAGCTGAACAACTACGCCCTCGCCGGGGCCTTCTTCGGGCTCGCCGCCCTCTCCAAGGAGACCGCGATATTCGTCCTTGCGGGGGTCGCGACCTACGAGCTCCTGTTCGGAGGCCAGGGACTCGGAGCGTCCGCGAAGAGGGTCGCCACGATGGCTGCTGTGGCGCTTCTCGTGTTCGTCGGGGTCGTCCAGCTCTATGACTCGACTCTGGCGTCCACAGTGCTCCCCTGGTTCTATCAGCACATCAGCTTCATGTTCACCTACGGGTCCACGCTGAAGGGCCTGGGGTGGACGGACCCATTTCTTCACGGGTACATTACCCCGCTGAACTGGCTCCTAGCCTACGCCCCCGTCCCCTACCTCGTTGTCAGGGTCACCGTAACATTCGCGGGGACGGCCATGTCCTATGTCTCCGTGGGCTACTATGGGATAGCCAACGAGGTAATCGTCTGGATGGTCTTCCTGTGGGTCCCACTTTCGTTCTACAGATACGTGAAGGGGAGGGCCCCCGAAACGGTGCTGAACAAGGAGGACAGGTTCGGCCTATTCCTCGCGGTGTGGTTCCTCTGGTCCTACATCCCATACATCGCCCTCTGGGCATACGGGAGGGCCACCTATCCGTTCTACATCCTCCCGGCCGTCCCTGCCCTGGCAGCGGGCGCTGCCTACTTCCTGACACGGGATTGGTTCCCGAGGAAGGTCGCCCTCGTATACGTCGCCGCCGCATTGATCATCTTCTTCCTCTACTTCCCCGTCAAGGATTTCCTGCCCGTCGTCGTCAGGGCCCTGCTTACCCGCTGA
- a CDS encoding phosphoribosyltransferase family protein → MSRVSDVKTRISSVELLATLKKTYSYKELSALLDLSAPILSRYVRGHVLPSAARSEKFIATFREKLLRKMVMDEVKVSSDGSYDISAVVSNVGLLRQIAKVVFSEFSLVSVDKVMTMEVDGVPLGAEVAGEFNVNLAVARAERDLGIEDFLEQKAVYSPSSVKYLYLPRSALKKGEHILIVDDMVRSGTTIEALTRIAEKARAKIVGVFAIASVDQSMPKLKGRLGLTCPIESLVTLEQKSRRYNY, encoded by the coding sequence GTGAGCAGGGTCTCGGACGTGAAGACGCGGATTTCGTCGGTAGAGCTCCTCGCTACCCTGAAGAAGACCTACAGCTACAAAGAGCTCTCCGCACTGCTCGACCTGTCCGCGCCAATCCTGAGCCGCTACGTCCGCGGCCACGTCCTGCCTAGCGCCGCTAGGTCGGAGAAGTTCATCGCCACCTTCCGCGAGAAGCTCCTAAGGAAGATGGTCATGGACGAGGTGAAGGTCAGCTCGGATGGTTCCTACGACATCAGCGCGGTCGTCTCGAACGTGGGCCTCCTCCGGCAGATCGCGAAGGTGGTCTTCAGCGAGTTCAGCCTTGTTTCAGTGGACAAGGTGATGACCATGGAGGTGGACGGAGTCCCTCTCGGGGCCGAGGTCGCAGGAGAGTTCAATGTCAACCTGGCGGTGGCTCGGGCTGAGCGGGACCTCGGGATAGAGGACTTCCTGGAGCAGAAGGCGGTCTACTCGCCATCCTCCGTGAAGTATCTTTACCTGCCCCGGTCCGCGCTGAAGAAGGGGGAGCACATACTCATCGTCGACGACATGGTGAGGTCGGGGACCACCATCGAGGCGCTCACACGAATCGCGGAAAAGGCCAGGGCGAAGATCGTGGGGGTGTTCGCCATCGCCTCGGTGGACCAGTCCATGCCCAAGCTGAAGGGGAGGCTGGGGCTCACCTGCCCGATCGAGTCCCTCGTCACCCTCGAACAGAAGTCGAGGCGCTACAACTACTAG
- a CDS encoding NAD(P)H-hydrate dehydratase has protein sequence MKTITVDASFVAKAVPPRKADSHKRMNGTVCVVGGSRLYHGAPFLCASGAMRSGVDLVYIAVPATIAPSIRALSPDFIVIPLPDGRLTRGNVSKLISWVSGVDAFALGPGLGPQNPADLARAVNEIKGEGKGVVLDADALRAQVLPSVKGTRAVVTPHAKEFERLFATTLPADLEGRVEAVSFSARGAGVTVLLKGPTDVISDGDRVALNETHSPAMTVGGTGDVLTGVTAGLLAKGVAPFEAAAAAAFINGSAGVEAARLLGLHITASDVANQIANAMKRFDRVE, from the coding sequence ATGAAGACAATAACCGTCGACGCGTCATTCGTTGCGAAGGCGGTCCCGCCGAGGAAGGCAGACTCGCACAAGCGGATGAACGGGACTGTCTGCGTCGTCGGGGGGAGCAGGCTGTACCACGGCGCACCCTTCCTCTGCGCCAGCGGAGCCATGCGGTCGGGGGTCGACCTCGTCTACATCGCAGTCCCGGCGACCATAGCCCCTTCCATCAGGGCCCTCTCCCCGGACTTCATCGTGATTCCTCTGCCGGACGGGAGGCTTACGCGTGGGAACGTTTCCAAGCTCATCTCCTGGGTCAGCGGGGTCGACGCGTTCGCCCTGGGACCAGGCCTGGGGCCGCAGAACCCTGCGGACCTGGCCCGTGCGGTGAATGAAATCAAGGGCGAGGGGAAGGGGGTCGTCCTGGACGCTGACGCCCTCCGAGCCCAGGTCCTCCCCTCGGTCAAGGGCACCAGGGCAGTTGTTACGCCCCACGCAAAGGAGTTCGAGAGGCTCTTCGCCACGACCCTCCCAGCCGACCTGGAGGGCCGGGTCGAGGCAGTCTCGTTCAGCGCCAGGGGGGCGGGGGTGACCGTACTCCTCAAGGGGCCCACGGACGTGATCAGCGACGGAGACCGCGTTGCCCTCAACGAGACCCACTCCCCAGCCATGACCGTCGGCGGGACGGGGGACGTGTTGACCGGGGTCACTGCCGGGCTCCTCGCGAAGGGGGTCGCTCCCTTCGAAGCCGCGGCGGCCGCTGCGTTCATCAACGGGTCTGCCGGGGTCGAGGCCGCACGACTCCTCGGCCTCCACATCACTGCGTCGGACGTTGCAAACCAGATTGCAAACGCGATGAAAAGGTTCGACCGGGTCGAATGA
- a CDS encoding methyltransferase domain-containing protein — MKQRRRGLQTKWAYIVNSLQEIIPSYEQASSLISLHADRRMRPEAVSFAVSPGGLVLDLGAGPGTMSSFVVRAGGEPVLLDASRLMLRASDFPNRVQATFENMPFRDGVFDGAVSGFALRDAYDLKKALAQLSRVLKVGGRFSLCDLGKPDSAVGTILLGAYMRIVPNVVGLISVGRSGLRYGSLFDTFVLTPHNGELVSLLSRFFREVHIHATQLGGSIVVKCVR; from the coding sequence ATGAAGCAGAGAAGGCGGGGCCTGCAGACGAAGTGGGCCTACATCGTGAACTCTCTCCAGGAGATCATCCCCTCCTACGAGCAGGCCTCGAGCCTCATCTCTCTCCACGCAGACAGGCGCATGCGCCCCGAAGCCGTGTCCTTCGCCGTTTCTCCCGGCGGGCTCGTCCTCGACCTCGGCGCAGGCCCAGGGACCATGTCTTCGTTCGTAGTCCGCGCGGGAGGAGAGCCTGTCCTGCTCGACGCGTCCAGGCTGATGCTCCGCGCGTCGGATTTTCCGAACCGGGTCCAGGCGACCTTCGAGAACATGCCCTTCCGCGACGGGGTGTTCGACGGCGCAGTCTCCGGCTTCGCGCTCCGGGACGCCTACGACCTGAAGAAAGCCTTGGCCCAGCTCTCCCGAGTGCTCAAGGTTGGAGGTAGGTTCAGCCTCTGCGACCTCGGCAAGCCTGATTCGGCCGTCGGGACCATCCTCCTGGGGGCGTACATGCGGATCGTCCCCAATGTCGTGGGGCTGATCTCGGTGGGCAGGTCCGGGCTCCGCTACGGTTCGCTTTTCGACACCTTCGTCCTAACCCCTCACAACGGCGAGCTCGTCTCGCTCCTCTCGAGGTTCTTTCGGGAGGTCCACATACACGCGACCCAGCTGGGAGGGTCGATAGTAGTGAAGTGCGTCAGGTAG
- a CDS encoding DHHA1 domain-containing protein: MKAFCISHVKDVDGLGSAALVSAAIGAEVLLSDYDDLIDNLRRVPDDVDTFVLCDIGADNANLDGFVNQLKKIRAYAEVTYVDHHYMSEATKRRLRAAKVKLVHDVTECSSMLTYLTFRAALPERARLIALCGAVTDYMDTSPSAKKMMEQADRQFVLLEASMLAYALGRKGGQDGFPEKVVRELSKMKHPHEIEGVPELAVEQLEVVVRLGEEVKREGKVLGRLAYMVTTQHSTGNVAKLLIGAFEVPVGVSLKEKEEGWYEVSLRCTSECKAHLGRTIVRIASRLGGNGGGHKMAAGCRIPTSKADEMLQALARRV; encoded by the coding sequence ATGAAGGCCTTCTGCATCTCCCATGTCAAGGACGTGGACGGGCTGGGGTCGGCGGCCCTCGTCTCCGCCGCAATTGGAGCTGAAGTCCTCCTCTCCGACTACGACGACCTGATCGATAACCTGCGCCGAGTCCCCGACGACGTGGATACCTTCGTCCTCTGCGACATCGGTGCGGACAACGCCAACCTAGATGGATTCGTCAACCAGCTAAAGAAGATCCGGGCCTACGCGGAGGTGACCTACGTGGACCACCATTACATGTCCGAAGCGACGAAGAGGAGGCTGAGGGCTGCCAAGGTGAAGCTGGTCCACGACGTCACGGAATGTTCAAGCATGCTTACGTATCTGACCTTCAGGGCCGCCCTGCCAGAGAGGGCTCGGCTCATCGCGCTCTGCGGAGCCGTCACTGACTACATGGATACCTCACCCTCCGCGAAGAAGATGATGGAGCAGGCGGATAGGCAGTTCGTCCTCCTCGAGGCCTCGATGCTCGCCTACGCCCTTGGCAGGAAGGGGGGCCAGGACGGGTTCCCAGAGAAGGTGGTCCGCGAGCTCTCCAAGATGAAGCACCCCCACGAGATTGAGGGGGTCCCAGAGCTCGCGGTGGAGCAGCTTGAGGTCGTGGTCCGGCTCGGAGAGGAGGTCAAGAGGGAAGGCAAGGTGCTGGGACGGCTGGCATACATGGTCACGACACAGCATTCGACGGGGAACGTCGCCAAGCTCCTCATCGGGGCGTTCGAGGTGCCCGTCGGGGTCTCCCTGAAGGAAAAGGAGGAAGGCTGGTACGAGGTGAGCCTGCGGTGCACGTCGGAGTGCAAAGCCCACCTTGGGAGGACCATAGTCAGGATAGCGAGCAGGCTCGGGGGCAACGGAGGGGGGCACAAGATGGCCGCCGGATGCCGCATCCCCACTTCGAAGGCGGATGAGATGCTTCAGGCCCTGGCACGAAGAGTATAG
- a CDS encoding Vps62-related protein produces the protein MGRFPRNVAVAAVIALFLLSFAAYLPASRAQTTAGLAQKYAPVLQFASGEKFYPTSVDYLISSSTLMQRSSSGSATLVNSAPTPSTLGTFNSDQYFLDNKHATFDAIAADYAANGQGQGYFAYVHLADVSGQTVIQYWLFYAYNNGPLNDHQSDIEVVQVFLGADGSPVQALYSQHLAGENAVWSDVETQNGHPVVYVALGSHANYFRSYQGRIGIENDVVNSGGLTIQPQQLTLVTLADGASRPADQSWLAFPGRWGYTGTDTEIATGMAGPLGPVFNDNGQRWGAPYDYLVRTFTVGTYYFYLAWFVANFLLIWLAYAGIRGLWKLFGIYRLSKKGGLGVGKFLKGRGGAGLAVGLLGMAITLAALFLPWYTVTATSQNGVFSGPTAVPLMSVDGIHGLSVNLLTGPNADASSGLTSFASAQFPFAILFAVGIGLLLLDVIGVKSGKRLGRKFIFSAIFSLLPFVFIYAFVAYLPNLVPLASSLLGGQSIPPAATQLVSTVASNPIGGTASQTFPVVGATTVAWGFGVGAYLFLAGAVVRIVGGFVMRRAKDLEPYPPVQAPTPPPVPAPPAPASA, from the coding sequence ATGGGGAGGTTCCCTCGGAACGTCGCCGTCGCAGCCGTCATCGCACTGTTCCTGCTCAGCTTCGCAGCCTATCTTCCAGCCTCGAGGGCGCAGACCACGGCCGGGCTTGCACAGAAGTACGCCCCCGTCCTCCAGTTCGCGTCCGGGGAGAAGTTCTACCCGACGTCGGTCGACTACCTCATCTCCAGCTCGACCCTCATGCAGCGTTCGTCGAGCGGAAGCGCGACCCTCGTCAACTCAGCCCCGACCCCCTCCACCCTCGGAACCTTCAACTCGGACCAGTACTTCCTGGACAACAAGCACGCGACCTTCGACGCCATAGCCGCGGACTACGCGGCCAACGGCCAGGGCCAGGGGTACTTCGCCTATGTGCACCTCGCGGACGTCAGCGGCCAGACGGTAATCCAGTATTGGCTCTTCTATGCATACAACAACGGGCCCCTGAACGACCACCAGTCGGACATCGAGGTAGTGCAGGTGTTTTTGGGCGCAGACGGGTCCCCGGTGCAGGCGCTTTACTCTCAACACCTGGCAGGGGAGAACGCGGTCTGGAGCGACGTGGAGACCCAAAACGGGCACCCTGTGGTCTACGTGGCCCTCGGGTCCCATGCGAACTACTTCAGGTCCTATCAGGGGAGGATCGGCATCGAGAACGACGTCGTCAATTCGGGCGGACTCACGATTCAGCCCCAGCAGCTTACCCTTGTCACCCTCGCAGACGGAGCGAGCAGGCCCGCGGACCAGAGCTGGCTCGCCTTCCCTGGCCGCTGGGGGTACACAGGCACGGATACGGAGATAGCGACTGGGATGGCGGGTCCTCTGGGTCCTGTCTTCAATGACAACGGCCAGAGGTGGGGAGCCCCCTACGATTACCTGGTTCGGACGTTCACCGTCGGCACCTACTACTTCTACCTCGCCTGGTTCGTGGCGAACTTCCTCCTGATCTGGCTCGCCTACGCAGGGATCCGAGGCCTCTGGAAACTCTTCGGGATTTACAGGCTTTCGAAGAAGGGCGGGCTTGGGGTGGGCAAGTTCCTCAAGGGAAGGGGAGGGGCAGGGCTGGCAGTCGGGTTGCTCGGAATGGCCATCACCCTCGCAGCCCTCTTCCTACCCTGGTACACCGTGACCGCCACGTCGCAGAACGGGGTGTTCTCGGGACCGACCGCTGTGCCCCTGATGTCGGTCGACGGCATCCACGGCCTCAGCGTGAACCTCCTGACCGGACCGAACGCGGACGCCTCGTCGGGGCTCACTAGCTTCGCGTCCGCCCAGTTCCCGTTCGCGATCCTCTTCGCCGTCGGCATAGGCCTGCTCCTCCTCGACGTGATAGGGGTCAAGAGCGGCAAGAGACTCGGAAGGAAGTTTATCTTCTCGGCCATCTTCTCTCTCCTGCCGTTCGTGTTCATCTACGCTTTCGTGGCCTACCTCCCGAACCTCGTTCCCCTGGCATCCTCCCTCCTCGGCGGCCAGTCGATCCCACCTGCAGCCACTCAGCTGGTCTCCACCGTGGCCTCGAATCCGATAGGAGGCACAGCGAGCCAGACCTTCCCTGTCGTCGGCGCGACCACCGTCGCCTGGGGCTTCGGGGTTGGAGCATACCTCTTCCTCGCCGGAGCAGTCGTTCGAATAGTCGGAGGGTTTGTGATGAGACGTGCCAAGGACCTCGAGCCGTATCCCCCGGTCCAGGCCCCGACGCCGCCGCCAGTCCCAGCGCCTCCGGCTCCCGCATCAGCTTAA
- a CDS encoding isoaspartyl peptidase/L-asparaginase, with protein MVHGGAGSGKYVQGDKRFHELQRAVEEGMSAMKKGSSLDGVEAAVRYMEDSGAFNAGRGACLNAAGEAELDAAVMTARRRRGAGVGLVTCTHNPVSLARWVSENTPHVLLAGERCSSYARAAGLEVEELVPLAKTLKRFRLLRSTPDGTKKLELWRRLQQGNTVGAVALDSAGVPSAAVSTGGMWLKLPGRVGDSAIIGAGIYADVKAGAACATGTGEEIIRNALCLRACELMRKVDARVAARRSISLMTRSAGKGTAGIITVDPKGRVGASWNTEAMGRAWYDPGRGKPVVVC; from the coding sequence ATCGTCCATGGCGGTGCCGGGAGTGGCAAGTACGTCCAGGGTGACAAGAGATTCCACGAGCTTCAGCGTGCCGTGGAAGAAGGAATGTCGGCGATGAAGAAGGGGTCTTCGCTGGACGGTGTCGAGGCCGCTGTCAGGTACATGGAGGATTCAGGAGCCTTCAACGCCGGCAGGGGGGCCTGCCTCAATGCCGCGGGCGAGGCTGAGCTTGATGCGGCCGTCATGACCGCGAGGAGGCGGAGGGGGGCGGGTGTAGGATTGGTTACTTGTACCCACAACCCGGTCTCGTTGGCAAGATGGGTCTCCGAGAACACCCCTCACGTTCTGTTAGCGGGCGAGAGGTGCTCGTCATACGCCAGGGCAGCGGGGCTTGAAGTAGAGGAACTCGTCCCCCTTGCCAAGACCTTGAAAAGGTTCAGACTTCTGAGAAGCACGCCCGACGGGACGAAGAAGCTGGAGCTTTGGCGCCGCCTGCAGCAAGGAAACACGGTAGGGGCCGTGGCCCTGGACAGCGCGGGGGTCCCCTCGGCGGCCGTCAGCACCGGGGGCATGTGGCTGAAGCTTCCCGGGAGGGTCGGAGACTCGGCCATCATCGGCGCGGGGATCTACGCAGACGTCAAAGCAGGCGCGGCCTGCGCGACCGGGACAGGGGAGGAGATAATCAGAAACGCGCTCTGCCTGAGGGCCTGCGAGTTGATGCGCAAGGTGGACGCACGGGTCGCCGCGAGACGTTCGATCAGTCTGATGACGAGGTCTGCAGGAAAGGGAACGGCCGGGATAATCACAGTCGATCCGAAGGGTCGCGTGGGAGCGTCTTGGAACACCGAGGCGATGGGCCGTGCGTGGTACGACCCTGGACGAGGAAAGCCTGTTGTGGTGTGTTAG
- a CDS encoding type II toxin-antitoxin system VapC family toxin: MIIADSSYVSEGILVDRGLLGHEQILTADLAVFETANAIWKHQVLLHEIDDGIPFLSVLFGLLRTNSVIAIKPDEQLMKVAYQLASRHNAPVYDMVFVALALGTGLELKSFDDSQMAIMKSESNR; this comes from the coding sequence TTGATCATTGCGGACAGTAGCTATGTTTCAGAAGGGATTCTGGTCGACAGGGGCCTGCTTGGACATGAGCAAATCCTTACTGCAGACTTGGCCGTATTCGAGACTGCCAACGCGATATGGAAGCACCAGGTCCTTCTGCATGAGATCGATGACGGTATCCCATTTCTCTCGGTTCTTTTTGGCCTGTTGAGGACGAACTCGGTAATCGCAATCAAGCCTGACGAGCAACTCATGAAGGTTGCGTACCAACTCGCTTCGCGGCACAACGCTCCAGTCTACGATATGGTCTTCGTCGCTCTCGCACTGGGCACAGGCCTCGAATTGAAGTCCTTCGACGATTCGCAGATGGCGATAATGAAGAGCGAATCCAACCGATGA
- a CDS encoding PadR family transcriptional regulator: MISAPKGVLRLAALKMLSDSSLSGTDLAQQIRRVSDGEWKPGPGSIYLILGELLKKGLITELPKREGNVRRYIVSGKGKMELARLTKEASAEVQKQLRLLAVYSSLAGEPELQKRVRSFADSLS, translated from the coding sequence ATGATAAGCGCCCCCAAGGGAGTCCTCCGCCTGGCTGCGCTCAAAATGCTCTCTGATTCCTCGCTTTCTGGCACCGACCTTGCTCAGCAGATCAGGAGAGTCAGCGACGGTGAATGGAAGCCCGGACCAGGTTCCATCTACCTGATACTGGGAGAGCTTCTCAAGAAGGGTCTGATTACTGAGCTCCCGAAACGCGAAGGAAACGTCCGCCGTTACATTGTCTCCGGCAAGGGGAAGATGGAGCTCGCAAGGCTGACGAAGGAAGCAAGCGCCGAGGTCCAAAAACAGCTCAGGCTCCTCGCAGTGTACTCCTCCCTCGCAGGGGAACCGGAGCTTCAGAAGCGCGTCCGTTCCTTCGCCGACTCCCTTTCCTGA